One Anabas testudineus chromosome 15, fAnaTes1.2, whole genome shotgun sequence genomic window carries:
- the LOC113158520 gene encoding mitogen-activated protein kinase kinase kinase kinase 3-like isoform X6: protein MMNASVDLSRRNPQEDFELIQRIGSGTYGDVYKARNVNTGELAAIKVIKLEPGEDFAVVQQEIIMMKDCKHSNIVAYFGSYLRRDKLWISMEYCGGGSLQDIYHVTGPLSESQIAYMSRETLQGLFYLHNKGKMHRDIKGANILLTDNGYVKLADFGVSAQITATLAKRKSFIGTPYWMAPEVAAVERKGGYNQLCDIWAVGITAIELAELQPPMFDLHPMRALFLMTKSNFQPPKLKDKVKWTNNFHHFVKLALTKNPKKRPTAEKLLQSPFVSQPLSRTLAIELLDKANNPDHSTYNDFDDDDPEPESPVSVPHRIRSTSRSTREGKTLSEINFGQVKFDPPLRKETEPHHEPCDSEPYLDCVEELYYTARSNLDLQFDYGHDSPSLLGGNKSLLKSVEEELQQRGHVAHLGDDEDEDDDGADDDETHTHKSSTIMRPKVPPPLPPKPKSLSSSQQQQKQDDSQSHSEDDSGGGGTIKRCPGPEMPSPAKPASNVPPRPPPPKLPPHRRSSLGNGLNSPHNGERSSPADRQSTMPPSVPIRKDKKDVPKPISNGLPPTPKVHMGACFSKVFNGCPLKIHCATSWINPDTRDQYLIFGAEEGIYTLNLNELHETTMEQLFPRRCTWLYVMNNCLLSISGKASQLYSHSLSGLFEQARQLQKLPVAIPTHKLPDKMIPRKFAVSNKIPDTKGCQKCCVVRNPYTGHKYLCGAFQSSVMLLEWVESMQKFMLIKNIDFPLPCPLEVFEMLVVPEQTYPLICVAVSKGAELNQVVKFGTVNPNSTSSWFTGADTPQSCVIHVTQLERDTILVCLDRCIKIVNLQGRLKSSRKLSAELTFNFQIESIVCLQDSVLAFWRHGMQGRSFKTNEITQEISDSTRIFRLLGSDRRADCRDPETEDRGLTLPRVVVLESRPTDNPTAHSNLYILAGHENSY from the exons GCTCGTAATGTAAACACAGGAGAGCTGGCTGCTATCAAAGTCATCAAACTGGAACCGG GTGAGGACTTTGCTGTCGTCCAGCAAGAGATTATAATGATGAAGGACTGTAAACACTCCAACATCGTTGCCTATTTTGGTAGTTATCTCCG GAGAGATAAGTTATGGATCAGTATGGAGTACTGTGGAGGAGGTTCTCTGCAGGACATCTATCACG TAACTGGGCCTTTGTCAGAGTCACAAATAGCCTACATGTCACGGGAGACCCTACAG ggtttATTCTACTTACACAATAAAGGCAAAATGCACAGAGACATCAAG GGAGCCAACATCCTCCTGACAGACAATGGCTATGTTAAATTAG CTGACTTTGGCGTATCAGCCCAGATTACAGCAACTCTAGCCAAGAGGAAGTCATTCATTGGAACTCCTTACTG GATGGCTCCAGAGGTAGCAGCCGTAGAGAGGAAAGGAGGTTATAACCAGCTGTGTGATATCTGGGCTGTGGGAATTACTGCAATAGAGCTGGCTGAACTACAGCCACCCATGTTTGACCTCCATCCTATGAG AGCTCTGTTCCTAATGACTAAGAGTAATTTCCAGCCTCCTAAGTTGAAAGATAAAGTCAAGTG gacaaataaCTTCCACCATTTTGTCAAACTAGCTCTGACTAAGAACCCAAAGAAAAGGCCCACAGCTGAGAAACTTCTGCAG TCCCCCTTTGTGTCTCAGCCCCTCAGCAGGACGCTGGCAATCGAGCTGCTGGATAAAGCAAACAACCCTGACCACAGCACCTACAACGACTTCGATGACGACGACCCTGAGCCTGAG TCTCCGGTCTCTGTTCCTCATCGTATTCGTTCCACCAGCAGAAGCACTAGGGAAGGAAAGACGCTGTCAGAGATTAACT ttGGCCAGGTGAAGTTTGATCCTCCTTTGAGAAAGGAGACAGAACCGCATCATGAACCG TGTGATTCTGAGCCCTATCTGGACTGTGTTGAGGAGCTCTACTATACCGCGAGATCTAATCTG GACCTACAGTTTGATTATGGACATGATTCTCCAAGTCTGCTGGGAGGAAACAA GAGTCTTCTCAAATCTGTGGAGGAGGAGCTACAGCAGAG GGGCCATGTGGCACACTTAGgggatgatgaggatgaggatgatgatggtgcagatgatgatgaaactCACACTCA TAAATCAAGCACTATCATGAGGCCAAAGGTCCCACCCCCACTTCCTCCCAAG CCCAAGTCGCTCAGTTCATcccagcaacaacaaaaacaagatgacAGCCAATCACACAGTGAGGATGACAGCGGAGGGGGAGGGACCATCAAGCGGTGTCCAGGTCCTGAGATGCCCAGCCCAGCCAAGCCCGCCTCCAACGTCCCACCACGGCCTCCACCCCCGAAGCTACCGCCTCATCGCCGCAGTAGCCTAG GTAATGGGCTGAACTCTCCACACAATGGTGAGAGGagcagtccagcagacagacagtCCACTATGCCCCCTAGTGTCCCCATACGGAAAGACAAGAAGGATGTTCCG AAGCCGATCAGTAACGGCCTCCCCCCTACACCGAAGGTCCAT ATGGGAGCATGTTTCTCCAAGGTGTTCAATGGCTGTCCTCTGAAGATCCACTGTGCCACTTCTTGGATCAATCCTGACACCAGAG accAGTATTTGATATTCGGAGCTGAAGAGGGAATCTACACATTAAACCTTAATGAACTGCATGAGACCACAATGGAGCAG ctcttccCTCGACGGTGTACCTGGCTCTATGTCATGAATAACTGTCTTCTATCCATATCTG GAAAAGCCTCGCAGCTGTACTCTCATAGCCTGAGTGGTCTATTTGAACAAGCCAGACAGTTACAGAAGTTACCAGTAGCCATTCCCACACACAAGCTGCCTGATAAAATGATTCCCAG gAAGTTTGCCGTGTCCAATAAAATTCCAGACACTAAAGGGTGCCAAAAGTGCTGCGTAG TGCGTAACCCATACACAGGCCATAAGTACCTATGTGGAGCCTTCCAGTCCAGTGTGATGCTGTTAGAGTGGGTAGAGTCTATGCAGAAATTCATGCTCATCAAG AACATCGACTTCCCACTGCCGTGTCCGTTGGAGGTCTTTGAGATGTTGGTGGTTCCTGAGCAGACTTACCCTCTGATCTGTGTGGCAGTCAGTAAAGGCGCTGAACTCAATCAGGTGGTCAAGTTTGGCACCGTCAACCCCAACTCTACCTCTTCCTGGTTCACAGGAGCAG ACACGCCACAGTCGTGTGTGATCCACGTCACTCAGCTAGAGAGAGACACTATACTAGTCTGCCTTGACA GGTGTATTAAGATAGTCAACCTCCAGGGCCGGTTAAAATCCAGCAGAAAGCTATCAGCTGAGCTCACCTTCAACTTCCAGATCGAATCCATAG TGTGTCTCCAAGACAGCGTACTGGCCTTCTGGAGACATGGCATGCAGGGACGGAGTTTCAAGACCAACGAG ATCACCCAGGAGATCTCTGACAGCACACGGATCTTCAGACTACTGGGATCAGACag ACGTGCTGACTGTAGAGATCCAGAGACTGAGGACAGAGGGCTCACTCTGCCCAG ggtggtggtgctggagagCAGGCCTACAGACAACCCTACAGCCCATAGCAACCTCTACATCCTCGCAGGCCACGAAAACAGCTACTGA
- the LOC113158520 gene encoding mitogen-activated protein kinase kinase kinase kinase 3-like isoform X4: MMNASVDLSRRNPQEDFELIQRIGSGTYGDVYKARNVNTGELAAIKVIKLEPGEDFAVVQQEIIMMKDCKHSNIVAYFGSYLRRDKLWISMEYCGGGSLQDIYHVTGPLSESQIAYMSRETLQGLFYLHNKGKMHRDIKGANILLTDNGYVKLADFGVSAQITATLAKRKSFIGTPYWMAPEVAAVERKGGYNQLCDIWAVGITAIELAELQPPMFDLHPMRALFLMTKSNFQPPKLKDKVKWTNNFHHFVKLALTKNPKKRPTAEKLLQSPFVSQPLSRTLAIELLDKANNPDHSTYNDFDDDDPEPESPVSVPHRIRSTSRSTREGKTLSEINFGQVKFDPPLRKETEPHHEPCDSEPYLDCVEELYYTARSNLDLQFDYGHDSPSLLGGNKSLLKSVEEELQQSKSSTIMRPKVPPPLPPKPKSLSSSQQQQKQDDSQSHSEDDSGGGGTIKRCPGPEMPSPAKPASNVPPRPPPPKLPPHRRSSLGNESPKHTDVENSAPEDDGSFRHFWEWLHTPHTEEELEEAWEVLKEVKEVQEKQEEKGESNGLNSPHNGERSSPADRQSTMPPSVPIRKDKKDVPKPISNGLPPTPKVHMGACFSKVFNGCPLKIHCATSWINPDTRDQYLIFGAEEGIYTLNLNELHETTMEQLFPRRCTWLYVMNNCLLSISGKASQLYSHSLSGLFEQARQLQKLPVAIPTHKLPDKMIPRKFAVSNKIPDTKGCQKCCVVRNPYTGHKYLCGAFQSSVMLLEWVESMQKFMLIKNIDFPLPCPLEVFEMLVVPEQTYPLICVAVSKGAELNQVVKFGTVNPNSTSSWFTGADTPQSCVIHVTQLERDTILVCLDRCIKIVNLQGRLKSSRKLSAELTFNFQIESIVCLQDSVLAFWRHGMQGRSFKTNEITQEISDSTRIFRLLGSDRRADCRDPETEDRGLTLPRVVVLESRPTDNPTAHSNLYILAGHENSY; this comes from the exons GCTCGTAATGTAAACACAGGAGAGCTGGCTGCTATCAAAGTCATCAAACTGGAACCGG GTGAGGACTTTGCTGTCGTCCAGCAAGAGATTATAATGATGAAGGACTGTAAACACTCCAACATCGTTGCCTATTTTGGTAGTTATCTCCG GAGAGATAAGTTATGGATCAGTATGGAGTACTGTGGAGGAGGTTCTCTGCAGGACATCTATCACG TAACTGGGCCTTTGTCAGAGTCACAAATAGCCTACATGTCACGGGAGACCCTACAG ggtttATTCTACTTACACAATAAAGGCAAAATGCACAGAGACATCAAG GGAGCCAACATCCTCCTGACAGACAATGGCTATGTTAAATTAG CTGACTTTGGCGTATCAGCCCAGATTACAGCAACTCTAGCCAAGAGGAAGTCATTCATTGGAACTCCTTACTG GATGGCTCCAGAGGTAGCAGCCGTAGAGAGGAAAGGAGGTTATAACCAGCTGTGTGATATCTGGGCTGTGGGAATTACTGCAATAGAGCTGGCTGAACTACAGCCACCCATGTTTGACCTCCATCCTATGAG AGCTCTGTTCCTAATGACTAAGAGTAATTTCCAGCCTCCTAAGTTGAAAGATAAAGTCAAGTG gacaaataaCTTCCACCATTTTGTCAAACTAGCTCTGACTAAGAACCCAAAGAAAAGGCCCACAGCTGAGAAACTTCTGCAG TCCCCCTTTGTGTCTCAGCCCCTCAGCAGGACGCTGGCAATCGAGCTGCTGGATAAAGCAAACAACCCTGACCACAGCACCTACAACGACTTCGATGACGACGACCCTGAGCCTGAG TCTCCGGTCTCTGTTCCTCATCGTATTCGTTCCACCAGCAGAAGCACTAGGGAAGGAAAGACGCTGTCAGAGATTAACT ttGGCCAGGTGAAGTTTGATCCTCCTTTGAGAAAGGAGACAGAACCGCATCATGAACCG TGTGATTCTGAGCCCTATCTGGACTGTGTTGAGGAGCTCTACTATACCGCGAGATCTAATCTG GACCTACAGTTTGATTATGGACATGATTCTCCAAGTCTGCTGGGAGGAAACAA GAGTCTTCTCAAATCTGTGGAGGAGGAGCTACAGCAGAG TAAATCAAGCACTATCATGAGGCCAAAGGTCCCACCCCCACTTCCTCCCAAG CCCAAGTCGCTCAGTTCATcccagcaacaacaaaaacaagatgacAGCCAATCACACAGTGAGGATGACAGCGGAGGGGGAGGGACCATCAAGCGGTGTCCAGGTCCTGAGATGCCCAGCCCAGCCAAGCCCGCCTCCAACGTCCCACCACGGCCTCCACCCCCGAAGCTACCGCCTCATCGCCGCAGTAGCCTAGGTAACGAGAGCCCGAAACACACGGACGTCGAAAACTCTGCCCCAGAGGATGATGGGAGCTTTAGGCATTTCTGGGAGTGGCTCCACACGCCtcacacagaggaggagctggaggaggcatGGGAGGTGCTGAAGGAGGTGAAAGAGGTGCaggaaaaacaggaggaaaagggagaga GTAATGGGCTGAACTCTCCACACAATGGTGAGAGGagcagtccagcagacagacagtCCACTATGCCCCCTAGTGTCCCCATACGGAAAGACAAGAAGGATGTTCCG AAGCCGATCAGTAACGGCCTCCCCCCTACACCGAAGGTCCAT ATGGGAGCATGTTTCTCCAAGGTGTTCAATGGCTGTCCTCTGAAGATCCACTGTGCCACTTCTTGGATCAATCCTGACACCAGAG accAGTATTTGATATTCGGAGCTGAAGAGGGAATCTACACATTAAACCTTAATGAACTGCATGAGACCACAATGGAGCAG ctcttccCTCGACGGTGTACCTGGCTCTATGTCATGAATAACTGTCTTCTATCCATATCTG GAAAAGCCTCGCAGCTGTACTCTCATAGCCTGAGTGGTCTATTTGAACAAGCCAGACAGTTACAGAAGTTACCAGTAGCCATTCCCACACACAAGCTGCCTGATAAAATGATTCCCAG gAAGTTTGCCGTGTCCAATAAAATTCCAGACACTAAAGGGTGCCAAAAGTGCTGCGTAG TGCGTAACCCATACACAGGCCATAAGTACCTATGTGGAGCCTTCCAGTCCAGTGTGATGCTGTTAGAGTGGGTAGAGTCTATGCAGAAATTCATGCTCATCAAG AACATCGACTTCCCACTGCCGTGTCCGTTGGAGGTCTTTGAGATGTTGGTGGTTCCTGAGCAGACTTACCCTCTGATCTGTGTGGCAGTCAGTAAAGGCGCTGAACTCAATCAGGTGGTCAAGTTTGGCACCGTCAACCCCAACTCTACCTCTTCCTGGTTCACAGGAGCAG ACACGCCACAGTCGTGTGTGATCCACGTCACTCAGCTAGAGAGAGACACTATACTAGTCTGCCTTGACA GGTGTATTAAGATAGTCAACCTCCAGGGCCGGTTAAAATCCAGCAGAAAGCTATCAGCTGAGCTCACCTTCAACTTCCAGATCGAATCCATAG TGTGTCTCCAAGACAGCGTACTGGCCTTCTGGAGACATGGCATGCAGGGACGGAGTTTCAAGACCAACGAG ATCACCCAGGAGATCTCTGACAGCACACGGATCTTCAGACTACTGGGATCAGACag ACGTGCTGACTGTAGAGATCCAGAGACTGAGGACAGAGGGCTCACTCTGCCCAG ggtggtggtgctggagagCAGGCCTACAGACAACCCTACAGCCCATAGCAACCTCTACATCCTCGCAGGCCACGAAAACAGCTACTGA
- the LOC113158520 gene encoding mitogen-activated protein kinase kinase kinase kinase 3-like isoform X7: MMNASVDLSRRNPQEDFELIQRIGSGTYGDVYKARNVNTGELAAIKVIKLEPGEDFAVVQQEIIMMKDCKHSNIVAYFGSYLRRDKLWISMEYCGGGSLQDIYHVTGPLSESQIAYMSRETLQGLFYLHNKGKMHRDIKGANILLTDNGYVKLADFGVSAQITATLAKRKSFIGTPYWMAPEVAAVERKGGYNQLCDIWAVGITAIELAELQPPMFDLHPMRALFLMTKSNFQPPKLKDKVKWTNNFHHFVKLALTKNPKKRPTAEKLLQSPFVSQPLSRTLAIELLDKANNPDHSTYNDFDDDDPEPESPVSVPHRIRSTSRSTREGKTLSEINFGQVKFDPPLRKETEPHHEPCDSEPYLDCVEELYYTARSNLDLQFDYGHDSPSLLGGNKSLLKSVEEELQQRGHVAHLGDDEDEDDDGADDDETHTHKSSTIMRPKVPPPLPPKPKSLSSSQQQQKQDDSQSHSEDDSGGGGTIKRCPGPEMPSPAKPASNVPPRPPPPKLPPHRRSSLGNGLNSPHNGERSSPADRQSTMPPSVPIRKDKKDVPKPISNGLPPTPKVHMGACFSKVFNGCPLKIHCATSWINPDTRDQYLIFGAEEGIYTLNLNELHETTMEQLFPRRCTWLYVMNNCLLSISGKASQLYSHSLSGLFEQARQLQKLPVAIPTHKLPDKMIPRKFAVSNKIPDTKGCQKCCVVRNPYTGHKYLCGAFQSSVMLLEWVESMQKFMLIKNIDFPLPCPLEVFEMLVVPEQTYPLICVAVSKGAELNQVVKFGTVNPNSTSSWFTGADTPQSCVIHVTQLERDTILVCLDRCIKIVNLQGRLKSSRKLSAELTFNFQIESIVCLQDSVLAFWRHGMQGRSFKTNEITQEISDSTRIFRLLGSDRVVVLESRPTDNPTAHSNLYILAGHENSY, encoded by the exons GCTCGTAATGTAAACACAGGAGAGCTGGCTGCTATCAAAGTCATCAAACTGGAACCGG GTGAGGACTTTGCTGTCGTCCAGCAAGAGATTATAATGATGAAGGACTGTAAACACTCCAACATCGTTGCCTATTTTGGTAGTTATCTCCG GAGAGATAAGTTATGGATCAGTATGGAGTACTGTGGAGGAGGTTCTCTGCAGGACATCTATCACG TAACTGGGCCTTTGTCAGAGTCACAAATAGCCTACATGTCACGGGAGACCCTACAG ggtttATTCTACTTACACAATAAAGGCAAAATGCACAGAGACATCAAG GGAGCCAACATCCTCCTGACAGACAATGGCTATGTTAAATTAG CTGACTTTGGCGTATCAGCCCAGATTACAGCAACTCTAGCCAAGAGGAAGTCATTCATTGGAACTCCTTACTG GATGGCTCCAGAGGTAGCAGCCGTAGAGAGGAAAGGAGGTTATAACCAGCTGTGTGATATCTGGGCTGTGGGAATTACTGCAATAGAGCTGGCTGAACTACAGCCACCCATGTTTGACCTCCATCCTATGAG AGCTCTGTTCCTAATGACTAAGAGTAATTTCCAGCCTCCTAAGTTGAAAGATAAAGTCAAGTG gacaaataaCTTCCACCATTTTGTCAAACTAGCTCTGACTAAGAACCCAAAGAAAAGGCCCACAGCTGAGAAACTTCTGCAG TCCCCCTTTGTGTCTCAGCCCCTCAGCAGGACGCTGGCAATCGAGCTGCTGGATAAAGCAAACAACCCTGACCACAGCACCTACAACGACTTCGATGACGACGACCCTGAGCCTGAG TCTCCGGTCTCTGTTCCTCATCGTATTCGTTCCACCAGCAGAAGCACTAGGGAAGGAAAGACGCTGTCAGAGATTAACT ttGGCCAGGTGAAGTTTGATCCTCCTTTGAGAAAGGAGACAGAACCGCATCATGAACCG TGTGATTCTGAGCCCTATCTGGACTGTGTTGAGGAGCTCTACTATACCGCGAGATCTAATCTG GACCTACAGTTTGATTATGGACATGATTCTCCAAGTCTGCTGGGAGGAAACAA GAGTCTTCTCAAATCTGTGGAGGAGGAGCTACAGCAGAG GGGCCATGTGGCACACTTAGgggatgatgaggatgaggatgatgatggtgcagatgatgatgaaactCACACTCA TAAATCAAGCACTATCATGAGGCCAAAGGTCCCACCCCCACTTCCTCCCAAG CCCAAGTCGCTCAGTTCATcccagcaacaacaaaaacaagatgacAGCCAATCACACAGTGAGGATGACAGCGGAGGGGGAGGGACCATCAAGCGGTGTCCAGGTCCTGAGATGCCCAGCCCAGCCAAGCCCGCCTCCAACGTCCCACCACGGCCTCCACCCCCGAAGCTACCGCCTCATCGCCGCAGTAGCCTAG GTAATGGGCTGAACTCTCCACACAATGGTGAGAGGagcagtccagcagacagacagtCCACTATGCCCCCTAGTGTCCCCATACGGAAAGACAAGAAGGATGTTCCG AAGCCGATCAGTAACGGCCTCCCCCCTACACCGAAGGTCCAT ATGGGAGCATGTTTCTCCAAGGTGTTCAATGGCTGTCCTCTGAAGATCCACTGTGCCACTTCTTGGATCAATCCTGACACCAGAG accAGTATTTGATATTCGGAGCTGAAGAGGGAATCTACACATTAAACCTTAATGAACTGCATGAGACCACAATGGAGCAG ctcttccCTCGACGGTGTACCTGGCTCTATGTCATGAATAACTGTCTTCTATCCATATCTG GAAAAGCCTCGCAGCTGTACTCTCATAGCCTGAGTGGTCTATTTGAACAAGCCAGACAGTTACAGAAGTTACCAGTAGCCATTCCCACACACAAGCTGCCTGATAAAATGATTCCCAG gAAGTTTGCCGTGTCCAATAAAATTCCAGACACTAAAGGGTGCCAAAAGTGCTGCGTAG TGCGTAACCCATACACAGGCCATAAGTACCTATGTGGAGCCTTCCAGTCCAGTGTGATGCTGTTAGAGTGGGTAGAGTCTATGCAGAAATTCATGCTCATCAAG AACATCGACTTCCCACTGCCGTGTCCGTTGGAGGTCTTTGAGATGTTGGTGGTTCCTGAGCAGACTTACCCTCTGATCTGTGTGGCAGTCAGTAAAGGCGCTGAACTCAATCAGGTGGTCAAGTTTGGCACCGTCAACCCCAACTCTACCTCTTCCTGGTTCACAGGAGCAG ACACGCCACAGTCGTGTGTGATCCACGTCACTCAGCTAGAGAGAGACACTATACTAGTCTGCCTTGACA GGTGTATTAAGATAGTCAACCTCCAGGGCCGGTTAAAATCCAGCAGAAAGCTATCAGCTGAGCTCACCTTCAACTTCCAGATCGAATCCATAG TGTGTCTCCAAGACAGCGTACTGGCCTTCTGGAGACATGGCATGCAGGGACGGAGTTTCAAGACCAACGAG ATCACCCAGGAGATCTCTGACAGCACACGGATCTTCAGACTACTGGGATCAGACag ggtggtggtgctggagagCAGGCCTACAGACAACCCTACAGCCCATAGCAACCTCTACATCCTCGCAGGCCACGAAAACAGCTACTGA